Proteins encoded together in one Rossellomorea sp. y25 window:
- a CDS encoding PhoH family protein, with protein sequence MSDEILMKLQLENPNEAIALFGVSDSHLKLIEQELHVSIVTRGEELLVSGKEEDVSLALEVSDRLVAVIRKGINIGQRDVHYALEMGKQGTLEYFTDLYNEEITKNAKGKSIRVKTLGQRQYIHAIKKHDMVFGIGPAGTGKTYLAVVMAVHALKNGQVKKIILTRPAVEAGESLGFLPGDLKEKVDPYLRPLYDALHDVLGAEHTARLIERGTIEIAPLAYMRGRTLDDAFVILDEAQNTTKAQMKMFLTRLGFDSKMIITGDRSQVDLPRGSESGLISSERILKDVKGVSFIYLDQADVVRHPLVAKIIDAYETIEK encoded by the coding sequence ATGTCAGATGAAATCTTAATGAAATTACAACTTGAAAACCCCAACGAAGCCATCGCATTGTTTGGTGTTTCAGATTCTCACCTTAAATTAATAGAACAGGAATTACACGTTTCCATCGTAACAAGAGGCGAAGAATTGCTGGTTTCAGGTAAGGAAGAAGATGTAAGTCTCGCTCTTGAAGTTTCAGATCGACTCGTAGCTGTGATACGTAAAGGAATCAATATTGGCCAAAGAGATGTTCACTATGCACTGGAAATGGGCAAACAAGGCACACTTGAATACTTTACAGATTTGTACAATGAAGAAATTACGAAAAATGCAAAAGGTAAATCCATCAGGGTGAAAACTCTTGGGCAACGCCAATACATCCACGCTATCAAGAAACACGATATGGTGTTTGGGATTGGTCCTGCAGGTACGGGGAAAACCTATCTGGCTGTTGTAATGGCAGTACATGCGTTAAAAAACGGGCAGGTTAAAAAAATTATCCTTACACGCCCTGCTGTTGAAGCAGGAGAGAGCCTGGGCTTCCTTCCAGGTGACTTAAAGGAAAAGGTAGATCCTTATCTGCGTCCCCTATATGACGCCTTGCATGATGTACTGGGGGCCGAGCATACAGCTCGATTGATTGAAAGAGGAACCATTGAAATCGCTCCTCTGGCATATATGAGGGGTCGTACACTGGATGATGCGTTTGTCATATTGGATGAGGCCCAAAATACAACGAAAGCACAAATGAAAATGTTTTTAACCAGACTTGGCTTTGATTCGAAAATGATCATCACTGGAGATCGCTCTCAAGTGGATTTACCAAGAGGTAGCGAGTCAGGATTAATTTCTTCTGAAAGAATATTAAAGGATGTAAAAGGAGTATCGTTTATTTATCTTGATCAAGCGGATGTGGTTCGTCACCCATTGGTCGCTAAAATAATCGATGCGTATGAAACAATAGAAAAGTAA
- the yqfD gene encoding sporulation protein YqfD — MKNQWFTFLRGKVFVKMEGRLIERVINQLLRAGITIWNVKRAGTETITFYLSLEDVHNFRRAVRTSECKVTFLRGQGVPFLFKRSLKNSGFMIGGLAFFVIVFLLSNMVWDIQIKGASPQTEHSIRKELEEMGVSKGKLQFSLPDVENIQRELSYRMNNITWVGVELQGTTFHFQVVEKNAPEPSESSGLQHIVAKKKAIITQMFVEEGDPQVNVNDYVNKGQLLVSGLIGNEKDPKGVSAKAKILGETWYKSNVDLPLKSRFVVFSGNEKRKHYVGVGSFNIPIWGFGKVEYKESIVEENKKNLRFLKWELPIYYIDKSFKEKEDVERTYTKSEAIDAAKKLAKSNLESSLPEDAEVTGEKILQEKVENGKVRVTIHFKVLENIAVGQPIIQGD, encoded by the coding sequence TTGAAGAACCAGTGGTTTACCTTTTTGAGAGGAAAGGTATTTGTAAAAATGGAAGGCAGATTAATTGAGAGGGTTATTAATCAATTGCTCCGGGCGGGTATCACGATTTGGAATGTGAAGAGGGCTGGAACGGAGACCATCACCTTTTACTTATCTTTAGAAGATGTACATAACTTCCGAAGAGCGGTACGGACATCCGAGTGTAAAGTGACATTTCTAAGAGGTCAGGGAGTTCCATTTCTGTTTAAGCGTTCCCTGAAGAACTCAGGGTTCATGATAGGTGGACTTGCTTTCTTCGTCATTGTGTTCCTGCTTTCCAATATGGTTTGGGACATTCAAATTAAAGGAGCATCACCCCAAACGGAGCACAGTATAAGAAAAGAGCTGGAAGAAATGGGAGTGTCGAAAGGAAAGCTGCAATTCTCCCTGCCGGATGTGGAAAATATCCAACGGGAGCTATCCTACAGGATGAACAATATTACATGGGTGGGGGTGGAATTGCAAGGGACAACCTTTCACTTCCAAGTGGTTGAGAAGAATGCCCCTGAACCATCTGAATCATCTGGTCTGCAGCATATTGTAGCCAAGAAGAAAGCAATCATCACTCAAATGTTTGTAGAAGAAGGAGACCCCCAGGTGAACGTCAATGACTATGTAAACAAAGGTCAGCTCCTCGTATCGGGTTTGATCGGGAATGAAAAAGATCCTAAAGGGGTTTCGGCCAAGGCGAAAATCCTGGGGGAAACATGGTATAAATCAAACGTGGATCTTCCATTGAAATCCCGATTTGTGGTTTTTAGCGGTAATGAAAAAAGAAAACATTATGTCGGAGTCGGTTCTTTCAATATTCCGATTTGGGGATTTGGCAAGGTTGAGTACAAAGAGTCCATCGTGGAAGAGAACAAAAAGAACCTTCGTTTTCTTAAATGGGAGCTGCCTATATATTATATTGATAAAAGCTTTAAAGAGAAAGAAGATGTAGAGAGAACGTATACAAAATCAGAAGCCATTGATGCTGCTAAGAAGCTGGCCAAAAGTAATTTGGAATCCAGCCTCCCTGAGGATGCAGAAGTCACAGGTGAAAAAATTTTGCAAGAAAAGGTTGAGAATGGTAAAGTTAGGGTAACAATTCACTTCAAAGTATTAGAAAACATTGCAGTAGGACAACCAATTATTCAAGGAGACTAA
- the yqfC gene encoding sporulation protein YqfC, giving the protein MAKSFLQQMRKWMTQKMDLPEDVMMDLPRVTMIGQIHIYIENHRGLLTFTDREVRLLLKQGQLLIKGEQFVIKMILPEEILLQGKIVEVIYLEQ; this is encoded by the coding sequence ATGGCGAAAAGCTTTTTACAACAAATGCGTAAGTGGATGACACAGAAGATGGATTTACCTGAAGATGTCATGATGGACCTTCCTCGCGTCACAATGATTGGACAAATTCATATCTATATAGAAAACCATCGCGGTCTGCTGACGTTCACAGATCGAGAGGTGCGGCTTCTGCTAAAACAAGGTCAACTTTTAATAAAAGGTGAGCAATTTGTCATCAAGATGATTCTTCCTGAAGAAATTCTTCTTCAGGGGAAGATCGTAGAAGTGATCTATTTAGAACAATAG
- the floA gene encoding flotillin-like protein FloA (flotillin-like protein involved in membrane lipid rafts), whose translation MGPSTILLLVAIVVGIIVLAVLFTFVPVMLWISAIAAGVRISIFTLVGMRLRRVIPSRVINPLIKAHKAGITVTINQLESHYLAGGNVDRVVNALIAAHRANIELTFERCAAIDLAGRDVLEAVQMSVNPKVIETPFIAGVAMDGIEVKAKARITVRANIDRLVGGAGEETIVARVGEGIVSTIGSSDNHKKVLENPDLISQTVLSKGLDAGTAFEILSIDIADVDIGKNIGAELQTEQAEADKNIAQAKAEERRAMAVANEQEMKARVEEMRAKVVEAEAEVPLAMAEALRSGNIGVMDYMNLKNIDADTDMRDSIGKLTGDKNDPKNSKDK comes from the coding sequence ATAGGACCAAGTACGATTTTACTGCTCGTTGCGATCGTGGTGGGCATCATCGTTTTAGCTGTTTTATTTACATTTGTTCCAGTCATGCTGTGGATTTCTGCAATCGCAGCAGGAGTAAGAATCAGTATTTTCACACTAGTGGGGATGAGGTTGAGACGTGTTATCCCGAGTCGTGTGATCAATCCATTAATTAAAGCCCATAAAGCTGGAATCACGGTAACGATCAATCAGCTGGAGAGTCACTATTTAGCTGGTGGTAACGTAGACAGAGTGGTTAATGCACTGATTGCGGCTCATCGTGCGAATATTGAACTAACCTTTGAGCGTTGTGCGGCGATTGACCTTGCTGGTCGTGACGTACTTGAAGCGGTTCAAATGAGCGTTAACCCTAAAGTGATCGAAACACCGTTTATTGCCGGTGTTGCAATGGATGGAATAGAAGTGAAAGCCAAAGCGCGTATTACGGTTCGTGCAAATATTGACCGCCTTGTCGGGGGTGCCGGGGAAGAGACGATCGTTGCCCGTGTAGGGGAAGGGATTGTATCAACAATCGGTTCATCCGATAATCACAAGAAGGTGTTGGAAAATCCAGATCTGATTTCTCAAACGGTCCTTTCAAAAGGACTGGATGCAGGTACGGCATTCGAAATTCTCTCGATTGATATCGCGGACGTTGATATCGGCAAGAATATCGGAGCAGAACTGCAAACAGAGCAAGCAGAAGCTGATAAAAACATTGCACAAGCGAAAGCGGAAGAAAGAAGAGCAATGGCCGTTGCCAATGAGCAGGAAATGAAAGCAAGAGTAGAAGAAATGAGAGCGAAGGTTGTGGAAGCGGAAGCAGAAGTACCTCTTGCCATGGCTGAAGCACTAAGATCAGGCAATATCGGAGTGATGGACTATATGAACTTAAAGAACATCGACGCTGATACGGATATGAGAGACTCGATCGGGAAACTAACCGGGGATAAAAATGATCCGAAAAATTCTAAAGATAAGTAA
- a CDS encoding nodulation protein NfeD, producing the protein MMILGFSFLQPLLSSAENTKKVYVIPIHKEVEKGLHAFLERAISDAEENNAELIIFNIDTPGGLVTAAGDIGQLLDGVETKTVSFVNNHALSAGAFISLHADEIYMVPNAQIGSAAVIDQAGNAADKKAQSYWLSAMKSAAESNGRDPQYALAMADESVVIEELGIEKGELLTLGSKEAKQVGYSEGTVANLDELYETLGVNKSSVVNVEETFAEKLARFITNPVVVPILLSLASLGLIVELYSPGFGIAGSIGLISLLLFFYGHLVAGLAGYETIILFIIGIALIVAEFFLPGGIAGGLGIGAILASIMLAGGDVVQMGISLLIAILIAVVTMIIFVKVFGKKMKLFNKIILKDSTSTESGYVSNINRLELIGKEGVTKTPLRPSGTVIVDDERIDAVTEGGFIKAGEKVKIVKVEGSRIVVRDIS; encoded by the coding sequence ATGATGATTCTCGGGTTTAGTTTCTTACAGCCCTTGTTAAGCTCTGCTGAGAATACAAAAAAAGTATACGTTATTCCTATTCACAAAGAAGTCGAGAAAGGCCTTCATGCATTTTTGGAGAGGGCGATAAGTGATGCAGAAGAAAACAATGCTGAACTTATTATATTTAATATTGATACGCCCGGTGGTCTGGTAACGGCAGCGGGTGATATTGGTCAGCTCCTTGATGGCGTGGAGACAAAGACGGTTTCCTTTGTGAATAATCATGCTTTATCGGCAGGTGCCTTCATATCCCTTCATGCAGATGAGATCTATATGGTTCCGAATGCTCAAATCGGTTCTGCGGCCGTGATTGATCAGGCGGGAAATGCAGCGGATAAGAAAGCTCAGAGTTACTGGCTTTCTGCCATGAAGAGTGCCGCCGAATCAAATGGGAGAGATCCTCAATATGCTTTAGCCATGGCCGATGAATCGGTAGTGATCGAAGAATTGGGGATTGAAAAAGGAGAGCTGCTGACTCTCGGTTCAAAAGAAGCCAAGCAAGTCGGCTACTCTGAAGGAACCGTTGCAAATCTGGATGAATTATATGAAACCCTTGGTGTCAATAAATCTTCGGTTGTAAATGTCGAAGAGACCTTTGCAGAGAAGTTGGCCCGATTTATTACAAATCCGGTCGTTGTACCAATCCTTCTTTCGTTGGCGAGCCTTGGGTTGATTGTTGAACTGTATTCACCAGGCTTTGGAATTGCCGGTTCAATCGGGTTGATTTCTCTTCTATTATTCTTTTATGGCCACTTAGTGGCAGGACTTGCCGGTTACGAAACCATCATCCTCTTTATCATTGGAATCGCCCTTATCGTTGCGGAATTTTTCCTCCCGGGGGGCATTGCAGGCGGACTTGGCATCGGGGCGATTCTCGCAAGTATCATGCTGGCAGGGGGCGATGTAGTGCAAATGGGAATTTCTCTTCTTATCGCTATTCTTATTGCCGTTGTGACAATGATTATATTTGTAAAGGTGTTTGGTAAAAAAATGAAATTATTTAACAAAATCATTTTAAAAGATTCAACAAGCACAGAAAGTGGATATGTATCAAACATCAATCGATTAGAGCTGATCGGTAAAGAAGGTGTAACCAAAACTCCTTTAAGACCATCTGGAACCGTGATCGTGGATGATGAAAGAATCGATGCTGTGACAGAAGGCGGCTTTATCAAAGCAGGCGAAAAGGTTAAGATAGTGAAGGTAGAAGGTTCAAGGATTGTTGTAAGAGACATTTCATAA
- a CDS encoding GatB/YqeY domain-containing protein, producing the protein MSLLNRLNDDMKQAMKNKEKEKLSVIRMLKASLQNEAIKHGNQELSEDEELTVLSREVKQRKDSLQEFQNAGREDLVEKIQTELTYVEIYMPKQLSEEEVSAIVQETVAEVGATSKADMGKVMGAIMPKLKGKADGALVNKLVLQHLS; encoded by the coding sequence ATGAGTCTTCTCAATCGTTTAAATGATGATATGAAACAAGCGATGAAAAATAAAGAAAAAGAGAAGCTTTCTGTTATTCGTATGCTTAAAGCTTCACTTCAAAATGAAGCGATTAAACATGGGAATCAGGAACTCTCTGAAGACGAAGAGTTGACTGTCCTTTCTCGAGAAGTGAAGCAACGGAAAGACTCCCTCCAGGAATTTCAAAACGCTGGTCGCGAAGACCTCGTTGAAAAAATTCAAACAGAACTGACTTACGTCGAAATATATATGCCGAAGCAGCTTTCAGAAGAAGAAGTCTCTGCTATTGTTCAAGAAACAGTAGCGGAGGTAGGTGCTACTTCTAAAGCCGACATGGGCAAAGTGATGGGAGCAATCATGCCTAAATTAAAAGGGAAAGCCGATGGAGCTCTCGTCAACAAACTTGTTCTTCAACATTTATCATAA
- the rpsU gene encoding 30S ribosomal protein S21, which yields MSKTVVRKNESLEDALRRFKRSVSKTGTLQEFRKREFYEKPSVKRKKKSEAARKRKF from the coding sequence ATGTCAAAAACAGTTGTTCGTAAAAACGAATCGCTTGAAGATGCTCTTCGTCGCTTCAAACGCTCAGTTTCTAAAACAGGAACTTTACAAGAGTTTAGAAAGCGCGAATTTTATGAAAAGCCAAGCGTAAAACGCAAAAAGAAATCAGAAGCTGCAAGAAAGCGTAAGTTCTAA
- a CDS encoding Na/Pi symporter — MILHGIAFIFFILCFLLGMTWLRSGLFNIANQKIKKWLHFLTSTPTKGVLTGTIVTAFIHSSSAVMVLTVGLASSGLIPFRQTIGIMLGSNIGTTFTLEMFTLDMNYLIVPSMIIGCILYFFPSPSLRSTGMIFIGFGLIFTSIRAIQWLATPLTSHESLRTYITEVNEHVVLALLIGCILTAIIQSSTVVTGVTMGFLAAGSIDLHAGIAIMLGANVGTCITAFIASIGGGIQAKLTAYAHIWLNVIGVALFIPLIPLLGTVVQSLAGSPDLQLAHASVVFNILCSILVLPFTNQFARFIERIHHPKKS; from the coding sequence ATGATTTTACATGGAATCGCCTTTATTTTTTTTATCTTATGTTTTTTGCTTGGGATGACTTGGCTGCGGTCAGGACTTTTTAATATTGCGAATCAGAAGATAAAGAAATGGCTTCATTTTTTAACAAGCACTCCCACTAAGGGTGTTCTTACAGGAACGATTGTGACAGCCTTTATTCATAGCAGTTCTGCCGTTATGGTACTCACTGTGGGACTTGCTTCCTCTGGCTTGATACCGTTCAGACAGACCATTGGAATTATGCTCGGATCCAATATTGGAACAACGTTTACCCTTGAAATGTTCACACTGGATATGAATTATCTTATTGTCCCATCCATGATCATCGGATGCATCCTGTATTTCTTCCCCTCACCTTCCTTACGGAGTACGGGCATGATATTTATCGGGTTTGGATTGATCTTTACGTCGATCCGTGCGATCCAGTGGTTAGCTACTCCATTAACTTCTCACGAATCCTTGCGCACGTATATCACAGAAGTGAACGAGCATGTTGTCCTGGCACTCTTGATTGGTTGTATATTAACGGCGATCATTCAATCCAGTACCGTTGTGACAGGTGTGACGATGGGGTTTCTGGCTGCCGGCTCCATTGATCTTCATGCAGGAATCGCCATTATGCTCGGAGCAAATGTCGGTACGTGTATAACCGCCTTTATCGCAAGCATTGGTGGAGGTATCCAAGCAAAGCTGACGGCTTACGCTCACATATGGCTTAACGTTATCGGGGTCGCTCTTTTTATTCCTCTAATCCCATTACTCGGAACCGTGGTTCAATCTTTAGCGGGCTCTCCCGATTTACAATTAGCCCATGCCAGTGTCGTATTTAACATATTATGCTCGATCCTTGTTCTGCCGTTCACTAATCAATTTGCACGTTTCATTGAAAGAATTCACCATCCAAAAAAAAGCTGA